The genomic stretch aaACCAAGCAAAAGCACTTTTAATTGTCAAAGTTTTGAACGTGGTTCGGCTCCTACAGTCCTCCCCCGCGTTAGTAAGGCGTACTGCTAGTGGTGACGTAACCCACTGACAATGGGAGTTAAGATCAGAATAGTGGTAGAACGAAAAGTAACCTGGACACCCGTGACTTTATAATTGGCTATGAAGGCTAAAGTTAACTTAAAGTAGGTCTCAATAGGTAGACAAAGGAATGAAACAGACAGTATGATAAACAAAATTGCTGCTAAAAGTTATCCTTGGTCGGACTCTAAAACTTGCTAGCCACCCCCGGTCAGTCTGAGACTAGCGTTGAAAAAAGTCAAGTGGCTAAGGCGAAGCTAGGCAACACTTGGCTAACCGGATCCGTTGACAGAGGTTGACTTAGGTTACCGTGCCGCTTTCTCGCCATTGACAGAATTGGTGTGAACTAGCGGTGCTTTCAAATTCAATGTATACAACTGACAGCCACAGCTTTTTGTTAGTTTGTCAGTCTGCTGCATTGGAAGGGAAgataatgttagctagctaagaCGGGCGGCGTTAGCTTTAGCAAAACAAGAGCTGTGCTTAAGGAGTCAGCTGACAGACTGCTGTGAGCTGCCAACAGACCAGTGATGGATCAACTGAAAGTGAAGGATCGCATACTGGAAAACATCTCCCTGTCTGTCAAGAAGGTAAGCGATGTCCAGTTTGTCAGCACACCTAGATATTGTCACAGAATTCAACTATTTTCACATGCTTGAATTACTGAATTAGCTAACGTGAGGTCATCTTTTGTCTGCCCAAGAGGGTAACTTTCAAGTCGGGGGGACATTACCAGCTCGCTGTCATGGAAGGGCCTTGCCCTTACTGATGCAAGCAAACAACATGTGAACTATTCCCTATAATTCCTCAATTCACCTTCGTGTTTACAGCTTCAGATCTCGGTTGTCATGTTCTAGTTTCTGAACAACAGTGGCACCAAGCCCCCTGTGTTTGCTCACTGCAGTGCCGCATGTGTTGTAAACATACCTGCAGCCACACCGCGGACACATATTCATAACATGATGGTTAGCCCACAGATCTCTGCTCACAATTTCATTCAACTTATGAAACATTTGAGATTTTTTGTTCCCAACTATGGCTGGTGTTGTGAAACTACCTTTCTCACAACCTGACAGACAGCATTGcatcttctccctcctctccttgcGTATTTGTACATTCACTTGCCAGAAGtgaatgtcacatttttattatGCATTAGCTCTctcatctgtctttctctcaaTTATGTGTCATAAGGAGTAACATAATCAGATGATTGCATTACAAAGCCCCATATTGATGTGTAATGCAGTGAGGCCAGTACTGTGTCTTACTTCCTTAATCCACATTTAACTAAATTTGTAGTCCAGCTACCCTGTTTATCTCCTTACTGTAGATCTGTAAAGCTGCTCATGAAATGGTTTTTGCCTCCAGCATCCAAGAGAGTGTACAGTGTTTACCTTGGGCAAACATTGCTTAGTCATGTGAAAATGGTCACAGGGTATAAATTCTCTTTCTTTGGGTCCCAATCCTCAAAGCTACTCCGACCTACACTTGGGTTGGTCATGCCTCAGTGTTTCAATGCTATTAATTGGGATTAAGTTCAAGAGGGTTCTGCAGGTCACTGTAGGATGGTGGACTTTGGAGATGGCACTTCTCAGTGAAGCTCCCTGCATTTAAAATTGATCCTTGTAAAGACATTGTAAATGATTACAACCTAATAAGACAGTCACAGTTTAGGTCATTCAGAGTTTTTTTGCTCTGTTCACCAGCACATTGGATTTGGAAGTAAACAgtgacaataacaataaaagaaGCACCTTTGGCATTATTAATTACACCCACATCACATGAACAGTTGGGCTGTTTTAACATATAGTTCCTTAATTTGAAGGAAAATACTTGGTTGCATATCCTGTGCAACTGTATCCCCACTGGCTTGCGTCTTGAACCCACAGACATCAGCAGTCACTTGGTATCTTCCCTGGTGATACTCTGTCAGCCATGTTGCTGCAGCCAGCTCCACTAACTGCTTGTTTTCATGGCTTTCATTACATGTCTTCATCAGTGAAACTGCAATACAAGGAGTATCCCCACACATTGGAGCCACAGCAATTAAACACATGCTTGGTTGGATTTAGGTCAGAGGCATTCCACTGCTTGACAGTAAATTCCTCATtcttttgactgtgtgtttcactgtaGGATCATTGTCCCGCTGTACTTTCCCTAAACCTTGGGCATCATGAGCTTTTATTCCCTATTGATACGATGACTTATGATCAGGGTAGAAATCCATTATGGACAAAAAAGAGCTCTACTGCTTGGCTTGTTTGCATTAAAGCACTTTCGTAATTGCCTGTTTGGCATGCTTTCGAAAGCTCTTTCACCAACTTCCTACAGAGCGATTTAACATGTCAGGTTGACTGAACAGTCTTGGATGATGACCTACTAGAGCTACCCATACACTGTGTCCTGCACAAACATTAAATTGCAACCAAAGTTTGTAACTGCAGCTGGATTCAGGTATATGCaacataaataattaaaagatCAGATCAATGTGCCTATGTCAGCCAGTCCTAATGAATCTAACTGCTCGGAAAAAAGATATCTTCATAGGTATCATTTCAGAGGTCTGTCCTTTATGATAACTGAAATACAATCATATTTTTGAAGGAGAAACAGTAGCAACTTTGTAACAGGAATTTGAGTTCAAATGTCCGTTTGCccagcagaacaaacagcagagaaaccATGTCTCTCTCCACAGTTGCAGAGTTACTTTGCGGCCTGTGAAGATGAGACTCCAGCCATCCGAAATCACGACCGGGTCCTGCAGCGCCTCTGTGAACACCTTGACCATGCTCTGCTGTATGGGTAAGGGGCTTAAGTATATTGCAGTAAAGGTACATAGGGCAAACAGatatctgttttggttttattggcATGTTATAAACCCCATTACTCATGCATTGGGCAATTTTGACAGCTCTTAGACTCAAGCTACAACTAACTGTGTTGATACTTTGCAGTACAATACTGTTACATTTCTCTGAAATTTAGTTGTGCCCCTTAGGCCTCATGTATGTGATATTATTGACTGTTTTCTCCTTTGCAGACTACAGGACATCTCCTCCGGCTACTGGGTCCTGGTCCTTCACTTCACCAGGAGAGAGGCTGTCCGACAGATAGATGAGCTTCAGCACATAGCAACCAACCTTGGTCGAAGTGAGACATCTCTttcacacagtcaaacacactcacactgttcAGTTCAGTAAAGTATAAGTTCATCATTCAGTGGGTTATATGCAGAGTAAAGAACTCGTCTCTTTGCTGTGCAGGTCGTGCATGGTTGTACCTGGCACTAAGTGAGAGCTCTTTAGAGAGCTATCTTCGCCTGTTCCAGGAGAACCAGGCCTTGCTCCACAAGTATTATTTCAAGTAAGTCATCTGATCTGTCCTCACAAATTGATGCTATGTAACAAGTGGACGTTATATTGCATTTCAGGAGTTACCGTCTGTTGTTGTTATGCTGGAGAACAGTATTTTTGTGGTAATTGACAGCTGATTTCTTCTCTGCTAGGAACGCATTGGTCTGCAGCCATGACCACCTCACACTCTTCCTCACATTGGTGTCCGGTCTGGAGTTCATTCGCTTTGATCTGGAGCTGGTTAGCTAATATTTCTCACAATATCGATAGAAAGTAATCTCCTTAATGTGAGCTGCATGTCTGTAACATTTCTGTCGGGTCATCTTATTCAGGATGTTCCCTATCTGGACGTGGCCCCCTACATGCCAGAATACTACAAACCCCAGAACCTCCTGGACTTTGAGGAAAGGCTACCCAGCTCAGACAGCTTGTCCCTTCACTCCTTCACCTCCCTCACCTCCACCAACCTGGAGTGGGATGACAGCGCCATAGCCCCCTCAAGTGAAGGTAAGACGTAGGGATGTCCTGATCCCAATCCAAGTCCTTTAATATCAAGTCTGATTTGAAGCCTAAAATTGATTAAGTATGTATCTGACTCATTGAAATAACAGCTGTAGCCTTCCAAGTCTGGcctgtctttttttcatgagCTTCTTGATCCACATACTAAAAGTCCTGATTAAGAACTGTAAAGCtgataaatgtaaattattgaTATAATATGGAAAAAGTGAGGTAGCATTTAACGTTACAGCTCCATAATAGCAAGGTAATAGTTTGATAGGAATGGGTAGTTTAGCATGTTGCAGCCTTGATTCACGGTTATTACAAAGAAACAACcacaagtacagtacagtattacCATGAAGCAAAAAGGGTGTGTTTGGAAGATGAGTAAGGATGATTTTAGCCTTTACAATATGGTAATTAGCAATTTTGACTTCCAAGAGTTTTCATGTGAGTTTGAAGGTATTATGTGGATATTAGCCTATAATACTGTAAAAATATCATCTGATATTAACTCATTATTATCAGGTTATTGCCTCATTATTGGTACCAGATTACCAAATCCAGATATTACCCTGTTATGACCATTAATGGTTAGCAGGTTACCATATTGTTACCAAAATAGTACTATACTAGATTAAAATAGTTTTGCCTCATTGctatctttaaatgtgtttccccTGTTATTACCTATTACCTTATAATTATTTTCTGGGCCCTTACTACACTTTTACATAACTATCAGTCTAATATTACCCAGATGTTCCCATTGTTAATACCATACTATCACCTGCTTATTACTTTGGTAATAAGGTGGTACTACTTGATTATTACCTCTTTATTATTAAGCTATTACCCCACCATTTCCATGTTATTATCAAACTGTCATGTAAAATACTAGCAAATGTTAAACTGAGATAATGCCTCCTGGTTTTGACCCGACATTATGAGTCAGAAAGAAGAAGTATCACTCTGTTGGAGTTGTTGGGACGACAGATACATTCAACGGTTGTACAGTACAGAGGTTTTAATGCTGCTTTTACCTCATAAACATTCTTTGGAAGAGTACAATCACCAGCTTGCAGAGACCACACAAATCCAACAACAGCCAAGTTTAATTTTGGATCAACAAAAGCACCGGCTAAAAATGAGAAGCTGCTAGCTAAATGTTTTTGTCCACTGCTCTTTGCTAATTAAGGAGCAGTGATAGAATCTGTAGCAGTCAGATCTTAGCAACGTGTATTTTGACAACCCGAGCATCAAAACAGAGTCAATCACTGATGTGACCAAGTCATTttttacattcacacactctGATTTTTACTTGCACATGGAGTGAAATGTTCACAGTGTAGAGTCTGGCTGTCATTAAAGAGAGCAGTGTGTTGCGACACTAGCAGGATGTGGTGGAAAAAACAGGAGGATTTGATTGAAtttttatctgctttattttagcCCAAACCGATCCATTAACATACGCCCCAGATCAGCCCTGACACTGATCCTTAGGATTGGCTCGGGACATCCCTAGGAAGCAGCACAGATTTTCTAAAAGCCCTATTTTGTTTGATCCCTTGCTTCACTTTATCAGCAGTGATTCCCTATGTTATACAGACTAACTGCTTTTACAATCCTTTGGTACCCACTGTATATTTACTGGTTTTTAATTCTGAGTCATTATTGGCCAGTCAGTGTCACTCCCCTTTAAATTAGCCCCATCAAATATCTAGTTTCTGGTCacctgttgttgttattgttgttgttattattattattattattattattattattaattttattattattattgttctgaCACTCGCGCTGAATGgcagtttttattttgggtttttgATTTGATCAGCCCCTGCTCAAAACGCACGTTGTGAGGTGCACACTTTATTGCTTTGGGAGAAATTCGTAAAGTGATGTCAAGCTAATGGCATGTTGAAGCAGAAGTTGGATTGATCATGGCGGACTCTTATGACTCATTGATACAAAGTGCATTTTATCAAATGGATCACTTGGCGTGCAGAGACTCATGGTTACAGAATGTTCTCCCTGTGGTGATTGCAGCGCTCAGTGAATGCTTTCCCCATCGCTCTCCACAAAGTACTGAGTCAGTTTCCCTGTTTTACTTcccatttgtcttttttttttgccccatGGCCTCTGTTATTTCATATATACCATGTCAcgttatgtttctgtttctgtgccattgtctcactctcctctctccactccaTCTCTCTCTAATGTTGAATGTTATCCCTCCTTTTTTTAGATTATGATTTCGGTGACATCTTCCCCGTGTTGCAGTCATTGCCAAGTGCAGACTGGGAAGGTGGGACATTGGTCaaccctccccccctcccctgctTTTCCATACttccctcactccctcccttcTATCTGGCATGGCCATGCCACAGTTTGTGCTTAATGCATGCTGGGTGCTCTAGCCAGTAATTAGACATGTTGATATGTAAAATATAGCCAGCTGGTGCCAAAGACAACTAATCAAAGCGATTGAAGTAAAAGTGCTTTGACTTTTGGGAATGGATTCAGTTTAAAGGCATGTGGGTTTGGTTCTTAAGTTGCTTGCAACCTGATGACTATGATTACTGGGTTACTGAATTTAATGAACATTAAATTTGAAGCCTGTAACTTAATTTATCGTTGTATAAACCAACATCTCTGtcaaccagtataggagaaGGTAATGTTTACCGGCTCTTAAACCTACCTATGAGACATGAAGGTTTATCTAACTGAGCAAAATGTGTCAGTGAACGTCCATTTTTAGTAAAGCTTTTCCTTAATGGTAATTTTAGGAGCTAAATTAGCAAACTAAGTAAATGAACAAGGCGTCATCTTACATAACAAGTTGACAGGTAAGTTTGGGAAGAAACACAGTGCTTTGGTTCTCTGGGGAATTCAGTGTTTGGGTGGGTATATGGAACTGTCCTCTGTCATGTTCTGCATGTGTAACTCATCTGGGCAAAGATCCTAATGCTCACTCTGCCTTATTATTTACCACAGCAAGACAAACGCCTGATGTAACTGGTACTCACCTCGTCCAGTCTGTctacattacattatgttatCCGTTTGTCTGGTGTATCGTTTTATTTACAATGTCCTCTCTTCTTGTGCGATGTGTGGCACTGGCCTAGGTTCAGCTCAAACTGCAGTGTGAGTGCAGATTGTTTTGATATCAATACAGCATCTGTTTGCTGTAAGCTTCTATGCGCACATGGAACATGCAAATGTCTGTCGACTCATGGTTGACTATTCCTTTCGAGGTCTAAATTTTAATTTGCAAAAGAAATCCTGTTTAGTCCACTAATGATGCATAGTACATAAAAAAATACCACTGATTCCAAATTTGCAAAGGCTATTATATGAATATTTGTTAAATGTGACCCATCTCTAGCTGCAGAAGTAATGTTTGACTTAGGCCTGTGCCACTGCAGAGAAAGCTGCTGCCTGTGTACCTACCTGATGTCTCCTGCATCTCGTTTCGTGCCTCTCTGAGCCTGCCAACGAACTACAAACAGCACTGCCGCCCctaacatttatttgtgtgtaataCTGATGAAGAAATACACtaagtttttgtgaaattgtcTCTTTCCATtggtgatgaaaacaaaaccaacttCCAGAATATGAATGAACAGAAACAACTCTTCTCTAAATTTATTTTTAGTAAAGCTATTTGACTGATGTGTATCACTCACCTTAGTGACGAAACAGTCCCAAAAATTCAGTGTATTTCTTACAGAACTGAATGTGTGTGACTGAGACTTTTTATATTAATTCCAAGCCTTTGATTTTCGTGTTAGAGGGTGACCTGACCGACCAGGCAAGCTGCCCACGATCCAGTGGCTCTGATCCCCAGACAGTCATCAGCGACACAGTGGTCCTCTCTGTGGGCACTGTCAAGGTGAAGGTGGCGGCTCATCCTTCTCCACACAGCCCCACGTCCAGACACAACCCCTTCAATGAGGACTCGGACACCAACACTACCAACACCTCAGCTGATGTCACGCCGGTTCATGTGGCCAGCCGCTACAATGTCACCATCATCGGAGACGACATGGAGAATGCCAACAATGAGTTGGAGGTTATCAGGTACAGAAGCTACAGCTTCAGTTTCGATCTTGTAGGCTCACATTCGACAGGGTTCCTGTGCAGTATCAAGTTCTAGATTATTGCCACCACTTGGTTTTCTAAATCTGTTAGTGTAGTCTGTTAGTCAAACTGTATTACAACGGAGGAACCACTAACCACTCCACTCCTCTAGAATGGCTAGACGAAGGAAACCAGCCAAGAAGCGACGAGGGAAGGGCTCCACAGACTCCATCAGCAGCATCCATAACTCTGTCTCCTCCGAGCACATCGAAGTAGACAACAGCTTCCTGTCCTCGGAGGATGTAGATTCATTAAACGGCACTGTGATTCATCTGGATGCCGAGGGAGAGTTAAGGAGAAGCAGGGTGGGATCAGAGGTCgtggaggaaggagatgaggatGGAGTAGAAGGCCTCCTGCGGCTCCCAGAGATGACCGACACCTCCATGGACACTGTGGGCCAACCCCTCCGCGATGTCATGGACCGGCTCAACGGGGCTCTGGATAGGGAGGAGGCCTGGGAGCAcccagaagagaaaaacaatgaagGCTGCAACCAGGGCCCCGAGCCTCCTGCACAGCAGCCCTTTCGAGAGGATTCGGGGGGCGAGCCACCTGACCGAGCCCCAGGAGAGatgtctctctcccctcttgCCAGCCCCAACTTCCTGCAGGCCTCTCCTGCACCTGCAGACGTATGCTGCTTTACCTCCTTCAGTCCAGACTCTACTCCCTCGGGTGGTGGCCACTATGACTCTACAAAGCTTAGCCAGTCACAGACTCTTTCAGGTGGCCTTGAAGATGAAGGAGAGGCAAAAGCGACAGCACGACAGGAGCCAGACGTGATGACCGGGGAGGAAGacacagaaggaggagaggataagAATATGATTACTGAGGAAGCAGAAGAACTCCAAGAGAGTCCCTCTGAGAGCTCTCATCCTGCAGAGTTTAAGTAAGGAGTTTCTGCAAAAAGTGAGTTGTTTGTCATTGTTATGATGTTTAAAGTGTGTctaatattgtttattattcatatttcagGGTGGACAACAATCACTTGCTTCTTCTCATGATTCATGTATTCAGAGAGAACGAGGAGCAGCTCTTCAAGGTGAAACGAGACAACTCATTCTTTAATTGTTTTGAAAGAGGTTAAATTCTTGAGAAATTGTCAATCTGTATGTGCTCAGCTGTAACATTTACAACAGAATGATAAAATCAAGACAGTACAGTGAGGTCATGGCATGTAACaggcagaaatagaaataaatttGATTGTCTTGAAAAGTAATTCTCTTCCACATTCCACAGTTGTGGTGTTGTTTGACAAAATTTTGACATTGAAGAAGTGGTTTGGAGACTGTTGTTCAGTGGAAATGTTGCAAGGCTCAGTTTGCCAACTGCCTCCTTACTGGTTTTACTGAGGCTGTCGTAAGTTATTTGTCTGGTTTTAGTATTTTCAAACACAGAAACTGATTCACACTTTGCATGAAACACCTTTACCTTTAAAATGATCATATAAGTATCAAGTAAAAACAGATTGCATTGGTTTGTAATAGATGATGAAAACCAACAGCTAGTGATGGACCATATGTTTACAAAATAACACTCAC from Pagrus major chromosome 7, Pma_NU_1.0 encodes the following:
- the plekhm2 gene encoding pleckstrin homology domain-containing family M member 2; the encoded protein is MDQLKVKDRILENISLSVKKLQSYFAACEDETPAIRNHDRVLQRLCEHLDHALLYGLQDISSGYWVLVLHFTRREAVRQIDELQHIATNLGRSRAWLYLALSESSLESYLRLFQENQALLHKYYFKNALVCSHDHLTLFLTLVSGLEFIRFDLELDVPYLDVAPYMPEYYKPQNLLDFEERLPSSDSLSLHSFTSLTSTNLEWDDSAIAPSSEDYDFGDIFPVLQSLPSADWEEGDLTDQASCPRSSGSDPQTVISDTVVLSVGTVKVKVAAHPSPHSPTSRHNPFNEDSDTNTTNTSADVTPVHVASRYNVTIIGDDMENANNELEVIRMARRRKPAKKRRGKGSTDSISSIHNSVSSEHIEVDNSFLSSEDVDSLNGTVIHLDAEGELRRSRVGSEVVEEGDEDGVEGLLRLPEMTDTSMDTVGQPLRDVMDRLNGALDREEAWEHPEEKNNEGCNQGPEPPAQQPFREDSGGEPPDRAPGEMSLSPLASPNFLQASPAPADVCCFTSFSPDSTPSGGGHYDSTKLSQSQTLSGGLEDEGEAKATARQEPDVMTGEEDTEGGEDKNMITEEAEELQESPSESSHPAEFKVDNNHLLLLMIHVFRENEEQLFKMVRMSTGHMEGDLQPLYLLLTDCYIYLLRKGAAEKPYFVEEAVSYNELDYLSVGLDQQTVTVVCTNRRRKFLLDTADASLTLWFLTVLKSAMVKGCREPPYPSVLTDATMEKLALTKFISQESQCEVSEVSIQLYSLVHWEDPMDMALSPQSGPPKFGAPSSTKEGTVQYRAGTTYLGKELWKSCYLILSNGILYLYAERTDVTPLLSVTMGGEHCGGCRRSNSTERPHAFQVILTERPPLELSANNEQDMADWMQLLCQSVSKGVIPQGVAPTPCIPCCLVMTDSKLLTCHQDCQTSFFRSLGSVEICDVTAVSVEANKHYCVIEFAADRTQFLPPWVLYFSGCEERDRLLEALDNTWKAIFQVDLPHRGVLDPSVQKRCGEALALMNSAWQRADSLARGRAQREPWC